TCAGCGACCATCCGTTCTTTTCCGAGGTGATCCTGGGGATCGACGAGGTGCTGGCAGAGGCCGACCTGGAGTTGACGCTGGTGCTCGGCACGTCACAAGCGGCCCGCGACCGGCTCAGCCGGCGACTGAGCTCGCGCCGTGTCGACGGCGTGATGTTGTTGTCGTTGCATGGAAACGACCCGCTCTATTCGCTGGTCGAGCACGCCGACATCCCGATCGTCTTCGGTGGCAAGCCGCTGGGGATCGAGCCGGACCACTACGTCGACGCGGACAACCGAGGCGGCGCGCGGCAGGCCGTGGCGCACCTCGTACGCACCGGCCGGCGGCGGATCGCCACCATCACCGGTCCACAGGACATGGACGCCGCCGTGGCCCGCTTCAACGGATTCCGTGACGCGCTCGGCGAAGCACGGCTGGAGGACCACCGCGTCGCGTACGGGGATTTCAGCGAAGCCAGCGCAAGCGCGGCGATGGCCGAGCTGCTGGAGAGGTTTCCCGATCTCGACGCCGTTTTCGCCGCCGCCGACGCGATGGCGGCCGCGGCGATGCGCGTACTCGCCGCGAACGGCCGGCGCGTCCCGGAGGATGTCGCCGTGGTCGGATTCGACGACCGACCGGCGGCGCTGCACCTTTCGCCGCCGCTGACCACCGTCCACCAGCCGATTCGCGCGCTGGGGACGGAAATGGCGCGAATGCTGGTCGCATTGGTCAACGGACGACCGGCCACGTCGCTGATCCTGCCGACGCGGCTGGTCGTACGGGGCTCGGCATAACGGCTTTACAGGTCGCCAGCTGATCGGTAGCGTGGGCGCGTTCAGTTGATCTGTTCCCCAGAAGTGCGCCACAGAGTCGGGAACACGCTGTCCCAAGAGAGGGTCAGTCGCCAAGGGGTGGCAGGGAGTTTTGCCGTGCCCCGCGGTCGACACATGACGTCTTCTACTGCTCATCTCACCGGTTTTCGCTGGCGTTGGCCAGCCTTACTCGTCATCCTCTGTGCGTCGGTGATGGACCAGGTGGACACCACGGTGACCGGCACGGCCGGGCCGGTGATCCGCGCGGACCTCGGCGGCGACCTGTCGGTGTTGCCGTGGCTGTCGGCCGGATACACGTTGCCGTTCGCGGTCCTGCTGGTCGTCGGCGGCCGGCTCGGCGACATCCACGGCCGGCGCCGGATGTTTCTGGTCGGCATGGCCGGTTTCACGCTCGCGTCGCTGGCCTGCGCGCTCGCGCCGTCAGCCGGCCTGCTGATCGGCGCGCGTGCCGTGCAGGGGGCCTTCGGTGCTTTGTTGATACCACAGGGAT
The Fodinicola acaciae DNA segment above includes these coding regions:
- a CDS encoding LacI family DNA-binding transcriptional regulator, which translates into the protein MGRPTIEEVALRAGVSRGTASRVINGAAHVSADAREKVLRAVDELRYVPSRAARSLVTQRNDTVALAISNVDPRLFSDHPFFSEVILGIDEVLAEADLELTLVLGTSQAARDRLSRRLSSRRVDGVMLLSLHGNDPLYSLVEHADIPIVFGGKPLGIEPDHYVDADNRGGARQAVAHLVRTGRRRIATITGPQDMDAAVARFNGFRDALGEARLEDHRVAYGDFSEASASAAMAELLERFPDLDAVFAAADAMAAAAMRVLAANGRRVPEDVAVVGFDDRPAALHLSPPLTTVHQPIRALGTEMARMLVALVNGRPATSLILPTRLVVRGSA